A section of the Phaseolus vulgaris cultivar G19833 chromosome 8, P. vulgaris v2.0, whole genome shotgun sequence genome encodes:
- the LOC137824669 gene encoding uncharacterized mitochondrial protein AtMg00820-like, whose product MVFVSQVEPKSIDEALKDENWIVAMHEELNQFIKNDVWFLVPKTNRMNIIGTKWVFRNKEEELGVITRNKARLVAKAYNQEEGVRIYGLKQEGGSLCKEFVAAMQGEFEMSMMGELSFFLGLHVKKSKDDIFLSQSKYCKEILKKFEMEKCKEATTPMSISYYMDGDAAGKAVDQDKYRGCKLDKKSTSGTCHLLGLSLISWHNKKQACVALSTAEAV is encoded by the exons ATGGTCTTTGtgtctcaagttgaacccaagtcaattgatgaagctctcaaggatgaaaatTGGATTGTTGCTATGCATGAGGAGCTAAATCAATTCATCAAGAATGATGTGTGGTTCCTAGTTCCTAAAACAAATaggatgaacatcattggaaccAAATGGGTGTTCAGAAACAAGGAAGAAGAGTTAGGAGTGattacaaggaacaaagcaagacTTGTTGCAAAAGCGTACAATCAGGAAGAaggtgttagaatatatggccttaaacaagagggggggag CTTGTGtaaagaatttgtggctgctatGCAGGGAgaatttgaaatgtcaatgatgggagaGTTGTCCTTCTTCTTGGGACTGCATGTCAAGAAATCTAAGGATGACATCTTTCTAAGTCAatctaagtattgcaaggagatccTCAAAAAGTTTGAAATGGAGAAGTGTAAAGAGGCAACTACACCAATGTCCATAAGCTACTACATGGATGGTGATGCTGCTGGAAAAGCAGTGGATCAAGACAAATACAGGG GATGCAAACTGGACaaaaaaagcacaagtggaacttgtcatcttcttggcttAAGCCTTATATCTTGGCATAACAAGAAGCAAGCCTGTGTGGCACTCTCAACTGCTGAAGCAGTATAG
- the LOC137824670 gene encoding uncharacterized protein gives MIQERLKTSLSRQKCYADKRRRPLEFSTGEHVFFRVTPFTGVRRALKSKKLTPKFIGPYQILRRIGPMAYEIALPPPLANLNNIFHVSQLRKYVPDPSHILESDSIQVKENLTFEVKPIRILDSQVKQLRGRSIPMVKVLWDLISGDSTWEIEEEIRASYPSLFIGKFIVEDENFCSWR, from the coding sequence atgattcaggaaagattgaaaacatctctcagCAGGCAAAAATGTTATGCAGataaaagaagaagacctttagaattctctACGGGTGAGCATGTCTTTTTTAGAGTTACACCATTCACTGGTGTACGAAGAGCactcaaatccaagaaattgactcctaagttcataggaccttatcaaattctcCGGAGAATAGGCCCCAtggcttatgaaattgctttacctcctcctttagctaaccttaacaatattttccatgtatcTCAGCTAAGAAAGTACGTACCTGATCCCAGTCACATTCTAGAGTCTGATTCTATCCAGGTGAAAGAAAATTTAACGTTTGAAGTGAAGCCAATCagaattttagattcacaagtgaaacaacttcgtggaagaagtattcccatggtgaaagtattgtgggatctcATCTCTGGAGACtccacttgggaaattgaagaggagATACGAGCATCATACCCTAGTCTCTTTATTGGTAAGTTCATTGTCGAGGATgaaaatttttgtagttggagataa